The Ranitomeya imitator isolate aRanImi1 chromosome 8, aRanImi1.pri, whole genome shotgun sequence genome window below encodes:
- the LOC138647879 gene encoding E-selectin-like, translated as MDYLIHLFLLTCGFPLICFTHGWTYHSSSTNMNYDDAHKYCREKYTDMVAIQNREEIKYLNENLPYNAAYYWIGIRKNTKTGQWTWVGTNKVLTKEAENWAKNEPNNKSENKNEDCVEMYVKRSVDSGKWNDEPCSKKKAALCYTASCNTTSCSNHGECIETINNYTCNCYDGFFGKECEHVVTCPEIGRIDNGSVVCSHVYGNFAYQSSCDFTCSDGHLLVGSHNLQCKGNGGWGFQIPQCKAIQCNRPDIPDNGVMDCSIDGEILPEKSTCNFSCKEGFTMVGSSSVLCTTPGQWSENPPKCEAIQCDHPSAPENGAMDCSSDREMLPYNSTCSFICDEGFILEGHPSIQCLAPGQWSAESPTCEAVKCMRPLEPENGSMSCLSDQEVLPYNSTCNFSCDEGFTIVGFPSVQCSATGQWTENTPKCEAIQCERPEIPLNGTMSCTSSGEKMPEKSICNFACADGYTLQGPSSVLCTVTKEWTGKIPNCESIECPSLVAPVNGLMGCKDGATYNSMCEVSCSEGFEMVGSSELRCLSSGQWSSSVPLCKAVQCPSLTSPKKGHMNCQDKTNYKSECSFSCLEGFQLLGSPVLTCQSSGAWTSSEPKCEAVQCPTLSDPEDGHMVCSDAANYKTQCSFNCLKGFRLIGSPVLSCQISGAWTSSVPRCEAIQCNALVAPKMGKMNCSQADFGYGTLCTFTCEYDLLLIGAASLECESTALWNREVPTCEAVPQNTATNLTVGIVTSAASMLSIASLIIWIIKRMRKTAKTFTPTNSYQHLEAAGIYQNTDDSGETV; from the exons ATGGACTATTTAATCCATCTTTTCCTACTTACTTGTG GTTTTCCATTGATATGTTTCACACATGGTTGGACCTATCACTCTTCATCCACCAACATGAACTATGACGATGCCCACAAATATTGTAGAGAAAAATACACCGATATGGTAGCAATTCAAAACCGAGAAGAGATCAAGTATCTGAATGAGAATTTACCATATAATGCAGCATATTATTGGATTGGTATTAGAAAAAACACTAAAACTGGCCAGTGGACTTGGGTTGGCACCAACAAGGTTCTGACAAAGGAAGCCGAAAACTGGGCTAAGAATGAACCCAACAACAAGAGTGAGAATAAAAATGAGGATTGTGTTGAGATGTATGTGAAAAGGAGTGTTGATTCTGGAAAATGGAACGATGAACCCTGCAGTAAGAAGAAAGCAGCTTTGTGTTACACAG CTTCTTGCAACACTACTTCCTGCAGCAATCATGGGGAATGTATAGAAACGATTAATAACTACACCTGCAATTGCTATGATGGATTCTTTGGAAAAGAGTGTGAGCATG TTGTTACCTGTCCAGAGATTGGAAGAATTGATAATGGATCAGTTGTGTGCTCTCATGTGTATGGGAATTTTGCCTACCAATCCAGCTGTGATTTCACATGTTCTGATGGACATCTTTTAGTTGGCTCTCATAATCTACAGTGCAAAGGAAATGGAGGTTGGGGATTCCAGATTCCACAATGTAAAG CTATTCAATGCAATCGTCCAGATATACCAGATAACGGAGTTATGGACTGCTCCATTGATGGAGAAATTCTTCCAGAAAAGTCCACATGTAATTTCAGCTGCAAAGAAGGGTTCACCATGGTTGGATCTTCTTCAGTACTTTGCACAACTCCTGGCCAGTGGTCAGAAAACCCCCCAAAATGTGAAG CTATTCAGTGTGACCATCCATCGGCACCAGAAAATGGAGCAATGGACTGCTCTAGCGATAGAGAAATGTTACCATATAATTCTACGTGCAGCTTCATCTGTGATGAAGGCTTTATTTTGGAAGGACATCCTTCAATTCAATGTCTCGCTCCTGGTCAGTGGTCTGCAGAATCCCCAACATGTGAAG CTGTAAAGTGTATGCGGCCATTGGAGCCAGAGAATGGATCAATGAGCTGTTTGAGTGACCAAGAGGTGTTGCCGTATAATTCTACATGTAATTTCAGCTGTGATGAAGGTTTTACTATTGTGGGCTTTCCATCCGTACAATGCTCAGCTACCGGTCAGTGGACTGAAAACACTCCGAAATGTGAAG CTATTCAGTGCGAGCGTCCAGAGATACCGCTAAATGGGACCATGAGCTGCACAAGTTCTGGAGAGAAAATGCCAGAGAAATCCATCTGTAATTTTGCATGTGCAGATGGGTACACACTTCAAGGACCCTCCTCAGTACTATGTACTGTTACCAAGGAATGGACAGGAAAAATCCCAAACTGTGAAT CCATAGAGTGTCCCTCACTGGTCGCCCCTGTGAATGGTCTAATGGGATGCAAGGATGGAGCCACCTACAACTCCATGTGTGAAGTTTCCTGTTCTGAAGGTTTTGAAATGGTTGGATCATCTGAACTTCGGTGCTTATCTTCTGGACAGTGGTCTTCTTCAGTTCCTTTATGCAAAG CTGTTCAATGCCCTTCGTTGACTTCTCCAAAGAAAGGTCACATGAACTGTCAAGATAAAACCAACTACAAGTCAGAATGTTCCTTCAGCTGTTTGGAAGGCTTCCAGCTGCTGGGATCACCAGTACTTACTTGCCAATCATCTGGAGCATGGACTTCATCTGAACCCAAATGTGAAG CTGTTCAATGCCCTACTCTGTCTGATCCTGAGGATGGCCATATGGTCTGTTCAGATGCTGCAAACTACAAGACACAATGTTCATTTAACTGCTTGAAAGGCTTCAGGTTAATTGGATCACCAGTGCTCAGTTGCCAGATATCAGGAGCATGGACTTCATCTGTTCCCAGATGTGAAG ctaTCCAGTGCAATGCTCTTGTTGCTCCAAAAATGGGAAAAATGAATTGCAGTCAAGCAGATTTTGGATACGGTACCCTGTGCACATTTACTTGTGAATATGATCTACTACTTATTGGAGCAGCCTCTCTAGAATGTGAGAGCACCGCACTCTGGAATAGAGAGGTCCCAACTTGTGAAG CTGTGCCGCAGAATACAGCCACAAACTTAACAGTTGGAATCGTCACATCCGCGGCTTCTATGTTGTCAATTGCATCTCTCATCATCTGGATCATAAAGCGCATGCGCAAAACAG caaagACATTTACCCCAACAAA CAGTTACCAACATCTTGAAGCAGCAGGAATCTACCAGAATACTGATGATAGCGGGGAGACTGTGTAA